From the Bacteroidia bacterium genome, one window contains:
- a CDS encoding acyl carrier protein, with protein sequence MSEEITQKVKQIIINRLGVEESQISDTASFTNDLGADSLDTVELVMEFEKEFNLTIADEDAEKITTVGDAVSYITSHVNG encoded by the coding sequence ATGTCCGAAGAGATTACCCAAAAAGTCAAGCAGATCATCATCAATCGTCTCGGCGTCGAAGAGAGCCAGATCTCGGATACCGCGTCGTTCACCAACGACCTCGGTGCCGACTCTCTCGATACAGTGGAGCTCGTCATGGAATTCGAAAAGGAATTCAATCTGACCATCGCGGACGAAGATGCAGAGAAGATCACGACCGTCGGCGACGCCGTCAGCTACATCACCAGCCACGTGAACGGCTGA
- the fabD gene encoding ACP S-malonyltransferase produces MKTAFLFPGQASQYVGMGKDLVEQHARAKELFERANDIMGVDLMRICFEGPAEELTQTRYTQPAIFVHSVAIAELTGITPDAAAGHSLGEYSALVAAGALSFEDGLRLVKKRGELMQEAGTRSPGTMAAVIGAETVLIAEVCTEASEAGIVQAANFNSPGQVVISGSLAGVDKAMELLKARGVRIVKKLPVSGAFHSPLMQYAQDELGDVLAATPISEARFPVYTNVTAEPVTKPEAIRENLLRQVTSPVMWERSMLNMLRDGVTACYETGPGNVLQGLLKRINAELPCTAVGTHDELLLLK; encoded by the coding sequence ATGAAAACCGCATTTCTCTTCCCGGGACAGGCCTCGCAGTATGTGGGCATGGGCAAGGATCTCGTCGAACAGCACGCGCGTGCGAAGGAGCTCTTCGAACGCGCCAACGACATCATGGGTGTGGACCTCATGCGCATCTGCTTCGAGGGTCCCGCCGAGGAACTGACGCAGACGCGCTACACGCAGCCCGCGATTTTTGTGCACAGCGTCGCCATCGCCGAACTCACCGGCATCACACCCGATGCCGCCGCGGGCCACTCGCTCGGCGAGTACAGCGCGTTGGTGGCCGCCGGTGCCCTGAGTTTCGAGGACGGATTGCGACTCGTGAAAAAACGGGGCGAACTCATGCAGGAAGCCGGCACGCGTTCGCCCGGCACCATGGCCGCCGTCATCGGTGCGGAAACCGTACTGATCGCCGAAGTATGCACCGAGGCCTCGGAAGCGGGTATCGTGCAGGCGGCGAATTTCAATTCACCGGGCCAGGTCGTGATTTCCGGCAGCCTCGCAGGTGTGGATAAGGCCATGGAATTGCTCAAGGCCCGCGGTGTGCGCATCGTGAAAAAACTTCCGGTGAGTGGAGCCTTTCATTCACCGCTCATGCAATACGCCCAGGATGAACTGGGCGACGTCCTCGCCGCGACACCTATCAGCGAGGCACGCTTCCCCGTGTACACGAATGTCACAGCGGAGCCGGTGACCAAGCCCGAGGCCATCCGCGAGAATCTGCTGCGCCAGGTCACCAGTCCGGTTATGTGGGAGCGAAGCATGCTCAACATGCTGCGCGACGGAGTGACGGCGTGTTATGAAACAGGTCCTGGCAATGTGCTTCAGGGTCTGCTCAAGCGCATCAATGCCGAGCTGCCCTGCACCGCTGTGGGTACGCATGACGAACTGCTTCTCCTGAAATGA
- the fabG gene encoding 3-oxoacyl-[acyl-carrier-protein] reductase, with protein MKQLQDKRAIVTGGARGIGRSIVRKFVEEGAHVAVFDVAFPEDFETFAAEMRALGSTIIAKSVNITDSAAVDAACDETAAELGGVDILINNAGITRDKLMLRMGDDDWDLVMNVNLKGAFLMTRAVFRHMMRARKGKIVNISSVVGVMGNAGQANYAASKAGMIGLTKSSAKEFAGRNINVNAIAPGYVETEMTHVLSEEQRNAFLSVIPLKRGCSPAEVADTVVFLASEKSDYITGQVINVDGGMIM; from the coding sequence ATGAAACAGCTGCAGGATAAACGCGCCATCGTCACCGGCGGAGCACGCGGCATAGGGCGCTCGATTGTCCGCAAATTCGTGGAGGAAGGTGCGCATGTCGCCGTGTTCGATGTGGCCTTCCCTGAGGATTTCGAGACCTTCGCCGCGGAAATGCGTGCTCTGGGTTCCACCATCATCGCAAAATCCGTCAACATCACCGACAGCGCCGCCGTGGACGCGGCCTGCGATGAAACAGCGGCCGAACTCGGCGGCGTCGATATTCTGATCAACAACGCCGGCATCACCCGCGACAAGCTGATGCTGCGCATGGGCGATGACGACTGGGACCTGGTCATGAACGTGAATCTCAAGGGCGCCTTTCTCATGACGCGCGCGGTATTCCGTCACATGATGCGGGCGCGCAAGGGCAAAATCGTGAACATCAGCTCCGTGGTGGGTGTGATGGGCAACGCCGGTCAAGCGAATTACGCCGCCTCCAAGGCGGGTATGATCGGTCTGACGAAGTCCTCCGCAAAGGAATTTGCCGGAAGAAATATCAACGTGAACGCTATCGCGCCGGGGTATGTGGAAACAGAGATGACGCATGTCCTTTCCGAGGAACAGCGGAACGCGTTTCTCTCCGTCATTCCCCTCAAACGCGGCTGCTCTCCCGCGGAAGTGGCCGATACGGTCGTTTTCCTCGCTTCGGAAAAATCTGATTATATTACAGGTCAGGTCATCAATGTCGATGGCGGCATGATCATGTAG